attcaattaattatttaatttttgataATCACGTTGAAATcctcaatttatttattaaacgattcTTCGAGTTAATAAACCTATTTAAATCTAACAgtctaattatttttaattgaatttaattagatcTAATGCATTAGATCTTTGTAGAATTTCAATTTTcacctaaaatcgcacactgaaaccgaatattATTTTCTAGTCAGTTTAACTATGTGTTGATGATGTGTTTGTTGCTATATTTAAACCACTCATCTTTCGATTCATGATTAATTAACAAACATGTAAATAGTTGATCAAGCTATTAACAAGAAATATTAAACTAGCATCGGTCAATTAttaaaatcgaaaaaaataaCATATCGAAAATAAACCTGAAACGACCATCGCTTTTTAACTTTGAaattctacaaaaaaaaaattatatccaTTAATTTGAAAACCAACAATTgaaaataacttaacatttccATAAATCATGATTATATCGAACAACCCtacctcggactttccaagtggttatcattaatcgagaggataagtccgtagTTATTAttatacaccattagtccttatgacccgagacaacactgagactctatatgctagagttatgctttgactcgtttaccggctctaggagagtcatcaggtggcgagattgggtaCAGTTACAACACATATAAAagccaatgcattgtagtcgggaattcaccgctcaTCAACgtgtgtggatatcctatgtgatctgatgaaataatagtgcataaaatctctggccagagtaagagatatacgttagagaaggagttctccaatagtacatgtgatgccactatttatatgtGTCACATATTTATCGATTTATTACGCAactctcgatgaaccaatggttgcagattcgatcgggatatatgagctgaagggacTATAATGTACGTTAATAATAATCGAGTgattcttgcagacactatcattgattcctagggaatcatgagacgatgctactagacgctcttaccatgattcgattggtttaatcagaaatatgatttctaacattctcataatcaattgttgatacatagaatgagacaaattagggtaagcccgaataaatgattatgtcctgaatcacaagaaGTTGTGAACTCACAGCTAGCTATATCTCTGAACCATTAAGGGTCACACAAACACTGGATCATTGTtctcgttgagagaataaattcaaagagttgaatttatattatgatatagtaaattcaaagagttgaatttataataattaaattttgagaaaataaattcaaggagttgaatctATGAGATAgcaaaattcaagaagttgaatttatgaaatttggagagaataaattcaaggagttgaatttatgaaatttggagagaataaattcaaggagttgaatttataaaatatgaggatttaatttattaaactcaaaagttgagtttattaaatattaaattttgaagtcataaattcaaggagttgaatttataatttaaatattaaattcatatgttgaatttataagggatttaaattaaatatatgagTATATgtataatgggcttgtaggagtacaagaccaacatacatattattaaagttattaattggactttaaattactagaataattaattgattaagctcATTGAGTATTTACTTTAATTAATGAGATctaagcttatatatatgtgtattaggCTTAAGGTTAAACACAATTCATTCACAATTTTTCGAAAAACCCTCGCCTCCATCTCCTtgagattttcgaaaatccccTCCCCAAAGTCTCAATTTTCGGCCCTCTTTTGAAAAGgagtttgagccgtctctcaaacTTTGATCTCCAACGTTAAAATatcttctaatttttctagtgtaaATTAAAAGATGAATAAATCTTCTAGTCGTGAAACTGATTCGAAGATTGAAGAAAGGAGTTCTTTGAAGATCATTCGTATGGATTCACAACAAGAGCTACATCCGTTTATACCGGAGTAGTTGGAGCTTATTGATTCTTTCACCAAAGATATGTTTAATTATAAAACTATACGAGTGTCCAAATACATCTTtaatgtcaagatctaaaatgtttaaaacttccgctgcgatTTGAGCACGAGAAAGCCAAGATCCAACATGATATGCCATGTGAACCTACATCATGGGCAGAGCATTATTGGGCCACCAGCTGTGTGAATGGCCACTTCGTTCACTTCGGGCTCGAAGGGACTTTAGCATGGCGCTCGCGCAAAAACGATCCACTTCAATCATAGAATCATGTGGTTCGAAAATATTAACTTTACGACAGGACATGAGACGACACAACTAGAAGAGAGCCATTTTGCTTATTCAAAGCCACACAAACATTGAACTTTCTATTTCGGTCTGAAATCACCAAGGGAAATTTTAGACGCTTATTATCGAAAAGTTCAAGAGTCCATACTAAAAACTGAGATCTTCTTGGACGATTTGTTCACATTTTTACCACAGTATTATGTGCTTACTCGGCTGATATTTTGGATTCACCAACTTTAGAAGTGGTAGAAAAAACATGCGGTGTACAGATCCCTATTCATGTTTCCAAGAAGAGAATGGAGGCGTCTCCGAGTTGAAAAAAGTGCTTCCCATGAAGGGACTTCTGTCTCCCTTGACCACATCAGCAAAAGAATTGAGCTCAGACATCTCTTGTTGAGTTAATATCACGGACAGAGATCCAAGGTTTTCGTCGAAGTTTTCGACCTTGGTAGTGCCAGGTATAGGGCAAACATCGGTTCCTTGGTGTTGTACCCAAGCTAATGCTAGTTGTGACGGGGTGCAACATTTTCTTGTGGACATCACACAAATCCGCTCGTATACAAGCTTGTTAGCTTCAAAATTTTCTCCTTGGAATCTTGGAACATTCTGCATAATAGGATGTTACATTATAAACGCAGGTAGTTTTAGCTATTTAGGATAGCTACCTTTATTCTTTAACACGGCCATGAAGAATGTAAAGAAATATGACATCAAGAATAAACTTGAAACATCCCACCACAATCAAATTGTAGATTAGATTTTCCCATCAAAATGTTGATGAATAAACTCAAATTATTCTATCAAATGCATCATTTCATTGAACATGTTATAAGTCACAACACTAGTAAAATAATTTCTATGAAATAATGATTTATACAAGAGTTACTGCACCAAACCACCTTTACCGAGTACCCTAAATTATGAAGGGGGCTGATTCTCCCACATTACAGTCAGATATAGCACTGTCAGGCCAATAGATCATGTACCTCCGCTGGGCATTCAAAATATGACAAAATGTTTTCTCTGTGCAGAAGATGGATGGATGGACTTCTTAGAATGGTTTCCATCCATTTTGGATCAGGAAAGTAGCATTATTATGAACATTGATGGGCCCCTCGACACTACCTCTGTGTAAAAGTATCAAAACAAACACTTCTTATTCTTAACCCATCAATTTGAATTTTTACTACCAATTCGTGCATTTTAGAAAGTTTACGAGGGATAAATCCATTTTCAGTGGGGCTAAATTGGTCTATAAGAGTTTAATACGCCCATATGTGACAGTCAGTCTACTGGTTCACAATACAATTTATAGTCATGATTCTTACTTGAGGTCATGCACTCATGTTAACTGAAGGATTGAGAAGAAAAATGTTACAAGGCAAATAATTAAGGTTTCTTCCAAGTCTGAATGGAAAAAACTTAACACATTAATTACTTGAATGAGCAAACTCATGCTCCTTGTATGCCGAAAAGctattctgatataaaatttgaGCCCCCCCTGTGATTTCAATAGAAAGATTTGTTTCCTTAGCAGTGAACTAAGCATTGTGAattcaaatgatttaacaaGAAACAACAGAGAGGCTAAAATTAGGAACAAGTTGATGGATGAAAAGACCATGATTCTAGGAAAATTTTTCATGCGTAAATAATCAATAACGTCGTGGTTTTCTAAAGGGTAGTCCCACAGTAGTGAGAATGCTCTAACCTTGCGGTAATCATTCTCTGGTAAATTCTCTACCAATTTAGGACCCAATGAAAAGAAACCACGTCCAAGTGGACTGTATGAGACGATACCGATTCCCAGTTCACTGGAATTAATAAAACAGAAAGAAACAAAATCAGGTTATTTTCTATACACTAGAACAGTAGAAAATACGTGCACAGTAGCACACACAACATGTgttgagagagagagagagagagagaggggaCTCACCGACAAGTTGGAACTATTTCTTCTTCTAAATCCCTAGACCACAAGGACCACTCATTCTGAACAGCGGTTATGGGATGAATGGCATGAGCTCTTCTGATTGTTGAAGCAGAAGCCTCAGAGAGgccaatatattttattttcccTTCTTCAACAAGTTTCTTTAGTTCTCCCATCTGGAAAGGCACGCAAAAGGATATGATATCAGCGAGCCGCCACAAGATACAAGGCGAATAAAACTTGGCCATAAATTTCAAAACAAAACACTGTGATATCAAGATCAACTACGGCTATCACAAAACTTCAATTCCTTGACACTCGAATTTGCTAATCCAGGGCTATGATGTTTATGAGTGGATGTAGGCCTATAAAGCCAGATATATCTATCCCAAGAATTTTATGAATCATAACCCATCATTATCTTGGTTATTTGTTCACACTTTCCATGGCATCAGTGAAACTGTGAGAACATGACTATCACAGGAAACAAAATATCGAAAAATGGAAACAGAATATATAATTGGCCATGATCAAAAAACAAACATAAGTAGAATTATTCCAAAGTTGTGGCTAAAACAGGCAAAGGTTTTTGTTCATCTCCAAAAACATGTCATAGCTAAAGTTGGGTACTCCGAATATAAACTATTGGGTCTACATCTCTTTCACTAATTATTTAGCCCCAAACACATACGacatcttgaatttcttcattATGCTATTACTTCGGCATATGCCAATCCTGCTTAATGCAAGATTTCCATTCTTCCAACAAATCCAAAAGCTTACTCAGCGTACCAAAAACTATAAAAAACACACATAACTTGGAGAAAATCATCTTACTTACAAGTATATATAACAAAAAAGTAGGGAGAGACAATAATTGCACATTATATTCCTAAATTTTCCTCTCAAGATATCATCTAGTTAACATTGCTCACCGTGACTTCAATAGGCAAACGGGTATCAATCCGATGAACATAATAGAGATCAATGCAATCAATATCAAGACGCTTCAAGCTCGCTTCACATGAGGCTCTAACATATGCAGGGTCACCACGTGCTTCCATCTTCCCATCCTTGAATGTTATCCCAAACTTGGTTGCTATCTGCACTTTTTCCCTCAATACTCCTTTCAGAGCCTACACTTATTAAAAATTCTCAATTTCAGACAATTTATGATTCAGTCAAACCCCAAAAAAAGAAGTAAGTTGGGCAACACTGCGTTTTTTAATCTTGATTAAACTTGaaaaaaattatcataataTTCTATGAGAAATCTGCACCACTACAGTTTAAATCATACAAAAAACGGCAACTTTGAAGCCTGGTTGTGTCACAAATGCAAACCAAAGTGCGAAATATATATCAAGcttttcaaataccaatcggcTAGTAAATAACTCCATTGTTGAAGTAAACAACTTTCTCCCATTTTTCAAATTGATAGCCAAACCTTAATTATATACGCAAATTGATGATAATCTCACAATCAgacatattaaaaaataaaacaaacccAACACCATGTGCTTTTCAACAAACGAAATAGCAAAAACACCAAAagcaaaagaaagaagaacacAAAACCTTGCCGACCAGAATCTCGTTCTTGTGGGGGCCATAGATGTCTGCGGTATCAAGAAACGTGACGCCGGAGTTGATGGCATGGTGGATGAGGGAAATCATTTCGGACTCGGGCTTCGGCGGCCCGTCACCAGATGACATTCTCATGCAGCCCAGCCCTTGTTTGGATACTTCCAATCCCTGTGAACCCAGCTTGATTTTGTCCACAGTCCCTGCCATTAGATCTCTCGTCCTTCGCTGGGAAGAAATGGGTGGACCGAGCTATGAAGTAGGCGGAGACAGAACCCACTTCCTcatcaaatatatatttgtCTGTGAAGAATTGTTTTCATCGACCAACAATTTTATAGGTTACAATGACATATATTCGAGTTCGAGGATCATTGGAAgctcaaattttttaataaaaaatattttggatcGTAttcaatttgattttaattcgaaaaaaaaaattaaaaattttcaatCTTTTAATCAAACTCGAGCTCATTTTATCTAAATTTAGCCTAGTTCGATCATCAaaactttatttattttcacTTACATTCAATTCGTTTACACATGACTTAACCATCTCATGTGAAATTATTCTAATGcatgcttgaaaatttggaatttTTATTTTGCATTCTCAATTGATCCAAAGATGTTTCAATATAGACAACGAACGTGAATGAATCGAGCCATCtcgtgataaaaaaaattttgatttattataaaacaaaagTTTCTATAAGATCATCTCACATTTTGTGAGATAAGTTTACGACCTGAACTGATCTatgataaatattattatttttatgttaaacatATTGCTTCACACTACGTTTACGTATtacttcacacacacacacacatatatatactaGTACACCTACGCACGCATTGCGTGCTTGTACgatatgtttttataatttatttggtttatatttaaatgaggatcaaaatatatttataaaaaataatgagtGGCTACATTGTAATTTTGACATAtgaactaaaaataaaaataaaaaaaattaagaagacCCAAATGAGAATTGAACCCACAACTTCATTGTTAAGAAACATAGGCTTAATCCACTAAACTACATAGGattcaaattaattttttaacactttattaatatatataatcagTAAAACAGATCAAGACACCAAAAGTTAATCACTCTAGAGGCCTCttacttaataatatagtatagaagTATAGATATAAAGCGGTCTCATTTGAGCCCAATAAATGAATTAGTTAAGAATTTATTAATTGAAATTGTCCTAATATTTGAGATTTGGTCGAATTAGGACACCCACAATGAGGTGTTAAATGAGTGTCCATTGTGAGTGGGCGTTATAACACCTATAACGCTCACTCACAGGACAGAGAAGGGTCGTTCAAACAATTGAACGCTCCTCTGtcagtttattttttaaaaaaaattggacaattagcgacggtttctggAACAACCGTCGCTGACATGCAGGCCCCAagtgttttgaattattttaatttttttaaaatttttaaaattttgcctTTTCCTTCAA
The Primulina eburnea isolate SZY01 chromosome 5, ASM2296580v1, whole genome shotgun sequence genome window above contains:
- the LOC140833009 gene encoding auxin-induced protein PCNT115-like, which produces MAGTVDKIKLGSQGLEVSKQGLGCMRMSSGDGPPKPESEMISLIHHAINSGVTFLDTADIYGPHKNEILVGKALKGVLREKVQIATKFGITFKDGKMEARGDPAYVRASCEASLKRLDIDCIDLYYVHRIDTRLPIEVTMGELKKLVEEGKIKYIGLSEASASTIRRAHAIHPITAVQNEWSLWSRDLEEEIVPTCRELGIGIVSYSPLGRGFFSLGPKLVENLPENDYRKNVPRFQGENFEANKLVYERICVMSTRKCCTPSQLALAWVQHQGTDVCPIPGTTKVENFDENLGSLSVILTQQEMSELNSFADVVKGDRSPFMGSTFFNSETPPFSSWKHE